The Streptomyces sp. NBC_01255 genome window below encodes:
- a CDS encoding TetR/AcrR family transcriptional regulator, translating into MTEQEIRTDGVAADAVGSARESILQAAVELIARDGFDGVRIADIAARAGVSSALVHYHFTGRDRLLTGALSHSLTRAEARLPGRTRHADRDTPPQRLADLIDFGLPLTHDDVLECRLWAELEIRSSGSPELAATLTEFRARMLRPLTAVVEDGLRSGDFRDCDPADVATVALALLDGLTTRLITETSTSTLGLADARRLAAGQITLAVHYDDDLPFLPLPDPGTPSVDLTPQRATPRRRRAPRAPARP; encoded by the coding sequence GTGACCGAGCAGGAGATCAGGACCGACGGCGTGGCAGCGGATGCCGTCGGCAGCGCGCGGGAGAGCATCCTGCAGGCCGCCGTCGAGCTGATCGCGAGGGACGGCTTCGACGGCGTCCGCATCGCCGACATCGCCGCCCGCGCCGGTGTTTCCAGTGCGCTGGTGCACTACCACTTCACCGGCCGCGACCGGCTGCTGACCGGCGCGCTCTCGCACTCCCTCACCCGAGCCGAAGCCCGCCTCCCTGGCCGCACCCGACACGCCGACCGCGACACCCCGCCGCAGCGGCTGGCCGACCTCATCGACTTCGGACTCCCACTCACCCACGACGACGTCCTCGAATGCCGCCTGTGGGCCGAACTGGAGATCCGCTCCTCCGGATCACCCGAACTCGCCGCCACGCTCACCGAGTTCCGCGCACGCATGCTGCGCCCGCTCACCGCGGTGGTCGAAGACGGGCTGCGCTCGGGAGACTTCCGCGACTGCGACCCCGCCGACGTGGCCACCGTTGCCCTCGCACTGCTCGACGGCCTCACCACCCGGCTGATCACCGAGACGTCCACGTCCACGCTCGGCCTGGCCGACGCCCGCCGCCTCGCCGCCGGCCAGATCACCCTCGCCGTCCACTACGACGACGACCTGCCCTTCCTTCCCCTGCCCGACCCCGGCACCCCATCCGTCGACCTGACGCCCCAACGCGCCACCCCCCGCCGCCGCCGGGCCCCACGCGCCCCGGCCCGCCCCTGA
- a CDS encoding purine-cytosine permease family protein, whose amino-acid sequence MTPAEPTRTATDQAPPPTSPDAVHIETRGIDHIPDGERHGRPRDLLFVWAAANVNYLSVVLGGTLVLLGLNTWQALLVVVLGNLFWVFNGILAVSGPVAGTPSSVQTRAIFGIRGNRVSTVLTNWSVCVAYGAINLAMGALASFALLDQLGVTVTTATRWAVVLVLAILTIVVSVFGHALILRLSPAFTWMLTITLTVLAGFVVADAEPGKQPVDAPQGDDLLAMALLGFTIIASSPLSWGTGSDYSRYLPADSSPRAVAGWTALGGFIPSVLLGSVGVLAGTAVDMTDPQVSLSEIVPGWFYPLFLMAIVIGSIAGNILTMYSSGLALQAVGLPIKQWAAVLLDGVASVAIAAYALFVTDFIDALGQILEITVAILGPGLAISVTDLILRRNRYRGPGLHNETPTSAYWYHGGVNVAGITAQILGTTTALLFINSTDFQGPLAVALGGADLSALVGPVIGAGLYAVLFKRLYATQLATARADL is encoded by the coding sequence GTGACCCCCGCTGAACCCACCAGAACCGCGACCGACCAGGCGCCGCCCCCTACCTCTCCCGACGCGGTGCACATCGAGACCCGCGGCATCGACCACATCCCCGACGGCGAGCGCCACGGCCGCCCCCGCGACCTGCTCTTCGTCTGGGCCGCAGCCAACGTGAACTACCTGTCCGTCGTCCTGGGCGGCACCCTGGTCCTCCTCGGGCTCAACACTTGGCAAGCACTGCTCGTCGTCGTCCTGGGCAACCTGTTCTGGGTGTTCAACGGCATCCTCGCCGTCAGCGGCCCGGTCGCCGGCACCCCCTCCAGCGTTCAGACCCGCGCCATCTTCGGCATCCGCGGAAACCGCGTATCGACGGTGCTCACGAACTGGTCGGTGTGCGTGGCGTACGGGGCCATCAACCTCGCCATGGGCGCACTCGCCAGCTTCGCGCTTCTCGACCAGCTAGGCGTCACCGTCACCACCGCGACCCGCTGGGCCGTCGTCCTGGTCCTGGCGATCCTCACCATCGTCGTCAGCGTCTTCGGTCACGCCCTCATCCTGCGCCTGAGCCCGGCATTCACCTGGATGCTGACCATCACCCTGACCGTGCTCGCCGGATTCGTCGTCGCCGACGCCGAGCCCGGAAAGCAGCCCGTCGATGCCCCGCAGGGCGACGACCTGCTCGCGATGGCGCTGCTCGGCTTCACCATCATCGCCTCCAGCCCGCTGTCCTGGGGCACCGGATCCGACTACTCCCGCTACCTGCCCGCCGACTCCTCACCTCGCGCGGTGGCCGGATGGACGGCACTCGGCGGCTTCATCCCCTCGGTCCTGCTCGGCTCGGTCGGCGTCCTCGCCGGCACCGCCGTCGACATGACCGACCCCCAGGTCTCCCTGAGCGAGATCGTGCCGGGCTGGTTCTACCCGCTCTTCCTGATGGCCATCGTCATCGGCTCGATCGCCGGCAACATCCTCACCATGTACAGCTCCGGCCTGGCCCTGCAGGCCGTCGGCCTGCCGATCAAGCAGTGGGCCGCCGTCCTGCTCGACGGCGTCGCCAGCGTCGCCATCGCCGCGTACGCCCTGTTCGTCACCGACTTCATCGACGCCCTCGGCCAGATCCTCGAGATCACCGTCGCCATCCTCGGCCCCGGCCTGGCCATCAGCGTCACGGACCTCATCCTGCGCCGCAACCGCTACAGAGGCCCCGGACTGCACAACGAGACCCCCACCAGTGCCTACTGGTACCACGGGGGCGTCAACGTGGCCGGCATCACCGCGCAGATCCTCGGCACCACCACCGCGCTGTTGTTCATCAACTCCACGGACTTCCAGGGACCCCTCGCCGTCGCACTCGGGGGAGCGGACCTGTCCGCACTGGTCGGTCCCGTCATCGGCGCGGGTCTGTACGCGGTGTTGTTCAAGCGGCTGTACGCGACTCAACTCGCCACCGCGCGAGCCGACTTGTAA
- a CDS encoding agmatine deiminase family protein, whose protein sequence is MPTPSMSRRGFGAAALMAASAVALGGRAAAATDTAPAAQRYAVPGEFEPHAGTLMAWPHETGGAGWSGHMLEAQAEIAGLARAVARFERVIMVAHPGTAADARAQCGPTVEVTEYDVWDCWTRDNGPVFTVNTSRTAMIGLDFVFNGWGNKYAYGNDDNLPTGACDYLGVPRKPIDMVLEGGSVIQDGQGTLIVTEECLLNPNRNPTMSKAQIESALLDTYGGQKVIWLPYGLDGDYDTDGHVDLCASYVGPAKLLILTQPGTGSPNEQRMAANKAVLQASTDARGRRFELTEIHAQPRWFESGRDVVIFSYTNHYPVNGGVIVPLAGVPEDSTALSLIGSLYPDREVVGVSARTLAWNGGQLHCVTQQIPRIG, encoded by the coding sequence ATGCCCACACCATCGATGTCCAGGCGTGGCTTCGGCGCCGCCGCCCTGATGGCCGCATCGGCCGTCGCGCTCGGCGGCCGCGCGGCCGCCGCGACCGACACGGCGCCCGCCGCGCAACGCTACGCGGTACCCGGCGAGTTCGAACCGCACGCCGGCACCCTCATGGCCTGGCCGCACGAGACCGGCGGCGCCGGTTGGAGCGGGCACATGCTCGAGGCCCAGGCCGAGATAGCCGGACTCGCCAGGGCTGTCGCCAGGTTCGAACGCGTCATCATGGTCGCCCACCCCGGTACGGCCGCCGACGCCCGAGCACAGTGCGGGCCGACCGTCGAGGTCACCGAGTACGACGTCTGGGACTGCTGGACCCGGGACAACGGCCCGGTCTTCACCGTCAACACCTCACGCACCGCGATGATCGGGCTCGACTTCGTCTTCAACGGGTGGGGCAACAAGTACGCCTACGGCAACGACGACAACCTGCCCACGGGTGCCTGCGACTACCTGGGAGTCCCCCGCAAGCCGATCGACATGGTTCTGGAAGGCGGCTCGGTCATCCAGGACGGGCAGGGCACCCTCATCGTCACCGAGGAATGCCTGCTCAACCCCAACCGCAACCCCACCATGAGCAAGGCCCAGATCGAGAGCGCCCTGCTCGACACGTACGGAGGACAGAAGGTGATCTGGCTCCCCTACGGCCTCGACGGGGACTACGACACTGACGGACACGTCGACCTGTGCGCCTCGTACGTCGGACCGGCCAAACTGCTGATCCTCACCCAGCCCGGCACCGGCAGCCCGAACGAGCAACGCATGGCAGCCAACAAGGCGGTGCTCCAGGCAAGCACGGACGCCCGGGGCCGCAGATTCGAACTCACCGAGATCCATGCCCAGCCCCGATGGTTCGAGTCGGGCCGGGACGTCGTCATCTTCAGCTACACCAACCACTACCCCGTCAACGGCGGAGTGATCGTCCCGCTCGCCGGGGTGCCCGAGGACAGCACGGCGCTGAGCCTTATCGGCAGTCTGTACCCCGACCGCGAGGTGGTGGGCGTATCGGCCCGCACCCTCGCCTGGAACGGCGGCCAACTGCACTGCGTCACCCAGCAGATCCCGCGCATCGGCTGA
- a CDS encoding MFS transporter, which produces MPQLVQAPEHLAGYGFSASVTQSGIYMLPMTAGMFVLGVLAGPLAARFGSKRVLITGSLITIAPFAMLVAGHDQAWQIYTASALIGLGLAFSAMSAIVVEAVPPAQTGAASGMNANIRTIGGAIGSAMAASILSTGVTAAHPFPQDSGYTDTFWFLTGSAVLAAAAAFAIPAVKRGRSDQSVGSPWPAGDRAQGPDPRMTTPHRPATNQPRTMRRDAAQNRERLLRAAWEVFAELGPDAGVEVIAARAGVGMGTLYRRFPTKEDLLAALSDEILDSILAVVRRAAAEPPAARGLERALWDTGTVLAAHHGWLTRLWAAIPPEADERRAELLSLLDGLLIRAQDAGEVREEITLSDVYASLLALRVLIDDTEGRTPDVWRRHLAIVLAGFRPATEPLAHPATDDTLIRANTPKRLAE; this is translated from the coding sequence CTGCCGCAGCTGGTCCAGGCGCCCGAACACCTCGCCGGCTACGGCTTCAGCGCGAGCGTGACCCAGTCCGGTATCTACATGCTGCCGATGACGGCCGGCATGTTCGTCCTCGGCGTGCTGGCAGGCCCTCTGGCCGCCCGCTTCGGCTCCAAGCGCGTACTGATCACCGGCAGCCTGATCACCATCGCCCCGTTCGCGATGCTGGTCGCCGGCCACGACCAGGCCTGGCAGATCTACACCGCATCTGCCCTGATCGGCCTCGGCCTCGCCTTCTCCGCCATGTCCGCCATCGTCGTCGAGGCCGTCCCACCGGCCCAGACCGGGGCCGCCAGCGGCATGAACGCCAACATCCGTACCATCGGCGGCGCCATCGGCAGCGCGATGGCGGCCAGTATCCTGTCCACCGGGGTCACGGCCGCCCACCCGTTCCCCCAGGACTCCGGTTACACCGACACTTTCTGGTTCCTGACCGGCAGCGCCGTGCTCGCCGCCGCCGCGGCCTTCGCCATCCCGGCGGTCAAGCGCGGCCGGAGTGACCAGAGCGTGGGATCGCCATGGCCAGCCGGTGACCGAGCGCAAGGACCCGACCCTCGCATGACCACACCCCACCGGCCCGCAACGAACCAGCCCAGGACCATGCGCCGCGACGCGGCACAGAACCGGGAGCGGCTGCTGCGGGCCGCGTGGGAGGTCTTCGCCGAACTCGGCCCCGACGCGGGCGTCGAGGTGATCGCTGCCCGCGCCGGCGTCGGCATGGGCACCCTCTACCGCCGCTTCCCCACCAAGGAAGACCTGCTCGCCGCACTCAGCGACGAGATCCTCGACTCGATCCTCGCCGTGGTCCGCCGCGCCGCCGCAGAGCCGCCCGCCGCCCGCGGCCTGGAACGGGCCCTGTGGGACACCGGCACGGTGCTGGCCGCCCACCACGGCTGGCTCACCCGCCTGTGGGCGGCCATCCCGCCCGAGGCCGACGAACGCCGCGCCGAACTCCTCTCCCTCCTCGACGGACTCCTCATCCGCGCCCAGGACGCCGGCGAGGTCCGCGAAGAGATCACCCTCAGCGATGTGTACGCCAGCCTTCTCGCGCTGCGCGTCCTGATCGACGACACCGAAGGCCGCACCCCCGACGTCTGGCGCCGCCACCTCGCCATCGTCCTCGCCGGCTTCCGCCCGGCCACCGAACCCCTGGCCCACCCCGCGACCGACGACACCTTGATCCGCGCCAACACGCCCAAGCGCCTTGCGGAGTGA
- a CDS encoding AMP-binding protein, which yields MTLLPAPPVGGHVLPLARDLALHGDRTALMTADGMVSYRDLAGRVEDMARRLGPERRLILLPGANTVDALVVHLAALSAGHPVLLVPGDHPEAVESLISAYEPDVVVHPADGDRSRIEERRAVSAHIFHPDLALLLSTSGSTGSPKLVRLSYENLQANAESIATYLGIRDTDRAATTLPMHYCYGLSVIHSHLLRGAGLVLTGLSVADTCFWDLFRTAGGTALAGVPYTFDLLDRVGFADMDLPHLRYVTQAGGRLAPERVRHYAELGARRGWDLFVMYGQTEATARMAYLPPSLAIEHPGAIGVPVPGGSFHLEPVEETPGNNGTGELVYTGPNVMLGYAQSPEDLARGRTVDVLRTGDLARRTDDGLYEIVGRRSRFVKILGLRIDPRQIEAMLERHGLAALCTGDDEGLAIAVARIPGWDERRVRRRVVDECGLPARTVHVHVLSDLPRLPTGKPDYQAVRTLNRPAEQPLYGAGRTDTDDLCALYARLLDRPDVTPDSSFVSLGGDSLSYVEMSIRLEQRLGNLPHSWHTTPIRELRQGTIGQGKPRHRRTVETSVALRAVAIMCVVGSHIGIFALRGGAHLLLAVAGFNFARFLLSSPERRERTHRTARSIARIAVPTMAWTAFALLISDDYDLSNVLLVHNALWPEAGGRGIHLWFVEALVYILLVMTALLSIPLVHRWERRFPYGLPVTLVGIGLLTRYELVGLPDRAHITDAVTVFWLFALGWAAARAGTVPQRLLVTMAALASVPGFFPGEPRRELFVMVGFCLLVWCPALPSSGRINQLAGLLAGSSLAIYLTHWQIYPLFDGLSKHLAFVISLIFGVVYAAGVAWLIQRISALRGSDGIPHIRRLGITRKRLGREVDLHDPLEGSLEDHRKGTQGRKAGLT from the coding sequence GTGACCCTGCTCCCTGCCCCGCCCGTCGGTGGCCACGTCCTCCCTCTCGCCCGCGACCTCGCGCTCCACGGCGACCGCACCGCCCTCATGACGGCCGACGGCATGGTCTCCTACCGTGACCTGGCCGGACGGGTCGAAGACATGGCACGGCGGCTCGGACCGGAACGCCGACTGATCCTGCTGCCCGGCGCCAACACGGTCGACGCACTCGTCGTCCACCTGGCCGCGCTCTCGGCCGGTCACCCGGTGCTGCTCGTCCCCGGCGACCACCCCGAGGCGGTGGAGTCCTTGATCTCCGCCTACGAACCCGATGTCGTGGTCCACCCGGCAGACGGCGACAGGTCGCGCATCGAGGAGCGCAGGGCCGTCTCCGCCCACATCTTCCACCCCGACCTCGCGCTGTTGCTCAGCACCTCCGGCTCCACCGGCTCCCCCAAGCTCGTCCGCCTCTCGTACGAGAACCTCCAGGCCAACGCCGAGTCGATCGCCACGTATCTCGGCATCCGCGACACCGACCGGGCCGCCACGACCCTGCCCATGCACTACTGCTACGGCCTGTCCGTGATCCACAGCCATCTCCTGCGCGGCGCCGGGCTCGTCCTCACCGGCCTCTCGGTGGCCGACACCTGCTTCTGGGACCTCTTCCGCACCGCCGGAGGCACGGCCCTCGCCGGCGTCCCGTACACCTTCGACCTGCTCGACCGGGTCGGCTTCGCCGACATGGACCTGCCCCACCTGCGATACGTCACCCAGGCAGGCGGCCGCCTCGCTCCCGAACGGGTCAGGCACTACGCCGAACTGGGCGCACGACGCGGCTGGGACCTCTTCGTCATGTACGGCCAGACAGAGGCGACCGCCCGCATGGCCTACCTGCCGCCGTCGCTGGCCATCGAACACCCCGGTGCCATCGGCGTTCCGGTCCCCGGCGGCTCCTTCCACCTGGAGCCGGTCGAGGAGACTCCCGGTAACAACGGGACGGGCGAACTCGTCTACACCGGACCGAACGTCATGCTGGGGTACGCCCAATCCCCCGAGGACCTCGCCCGCGGTCGCACGGTCGACGTCCTGCGCACCGGTGACCTCGCCCGCCGCACCGACGACGGCCTGTACGAGATAGTCGGCCGACGCAGCCGCTTCGTGAAGATCCTCGGCCTGCGCATCGACCCCCGGCAGATCGAAGCCATGCTGGAACGACACGGCCTCGCCGCGCTCTGCACGGGCGACGACGAAGGACTCGCCATCGCCGTCGCCCGCATACCCGGGTGGGACGAGCGACGAGTCCGAAGACGCGTGGTGGACGAGTGCGGCCTGCCCGCTCGCACGGTCCACGTCCACGTGCTGTCCGATCTCCCCCGGCTGCCCACGGGCAAGCCCGACTACCAGGCCGTCCGCACCCTGAACCGCCCGGCCGAACAGCCCCTGTACGGCGCCGGCCGCACCGATACGGACGACCTGTGCGCGCTCTACGCACGGCTCCTCGACCGCCCGGACGTGACACCGGACAGCTCTTTCGTCTCGCTCGGCGGAGACTCACTGTCATACGTCGAGATGTCCATCCGCCTCGAACAGCGCCTGGGCAATCTCCCTCACAGCTGGCACACCACACCGATACGCGAGCTACGACAGGGCACCATCGGGCAGGGCAAGCCACGGCACCGCCGGACCGTGGAGACCAGCGTCGCCCTGCGCGCCGTCGCCATCATGTGCGTCGTCGGCTCACACATCGGGATCTTCGCGCTCCGGGGCGGGGCACATCTGCTACTGGCGGTCGCCGGGTTCAACTTCGCCCGCTTCCTGCTCTCCTCGCCCGAACGCCGGGAGCGGACACACCGTACGGCCCGCAGCATCGCGCGGATCGCCGTGCCCACCATGGCGTGGACCGCCTTCGCGCTCCTGATCAGCGACGACTACGACCTGTCCAACGTCCTGCTCGTGCACAACGCGCTGTGGCCCGAAGCTGGAGGACGCGGGATACACCTCTGGTTCGTCGAGGCCCTCGTCTACATCCTGCTGGTCATGACGGCCCTGCTGTCCATCCCCCTCGTCCACCGATGGGAACGACGCTTCCCATACGGGCTGCCCGTCACTCTCGTCGGCATCGGCCTGCTCACCCGCTACGAGCTCGTGGGCCTGCCGGACCGTGCCCACATCACCGACGCGGTCACCGTCTTCTGGCTGTTCGCGCTCGGTTGGGCGGCGGCCCGGGCCGGCACCGTGCCACAACGACTCCTCGTCACGATGGCCGCGCTGGCCAGCGTCCCCGGCTTCTTCCCCGGTGAGCCGCGTCGGGAGCTGTTCGTCATGGTGGGCTTCTGCCTGTTGGTGTGGTGCCCCGCCCTGCCGAGCAGCGGCCGGATCAATCAGCTCGCCGGCCTGCTGGCCGGCAGCTCGCTCGCGATCTACCTGACGCACTGGCAGATCTACCCGCTCTTCGACGGACTGTCGAAGCACCTGGCGTTCGTGATCTCCTTGATCTTCGGTGTGGTGTACGCCGCAGGCGTGGCTTGGCTCATCCAGAGGATCTCGGCGCTGCGCGGCTCCGACGGAATTCCGCACATCCGCCGACTCGGCATTACTCGCAAACGACTTGGGCGTGAAGTCGACCTCCACGACCCCCTTGAAGGCTCGTTGGAGGATCACCGCAAGGGCACCCAAGGTCGGAAGGCTGGGCTTACCTAA
- a CDS encoding iron ABC transporter substrate-binding protein, whose protein sequence is MRRPMARTLTALAAAALLTPMLAACGSDEPAGLVIYSGRNENLVKPLIEKLEKHLGTNVEVRYGDSAELSAQLLEEGDKTEAGLFLSQDAGALGALSKEQRLAPLPKATLDKVDTAYRGSAGDWTGVSGRVRVLGYNPDQVPTPPNSVHELVKPEWKGKIGFVPTNASFQAFVTGMRVLEGDEAARTWLKGLKANEPKVYEGNLKVLEAVDKGEVSLGLLNHYYWYEQAAEKGADKMKAKIHYMPKGDPGGLVNVAGAGILKGADEKQAAYAQKAVDFLLSAESQTYFAEETKEYPLAAGVKTAAGVPPLETLQPPKIDLGKLDSLKETLAMLQEAGLV, encoded by the coding sequence ATGCGCCGCCCCATGGCCCGCACCCTGACCGCGCTTGCCGCGGCCGCCCTGCTCACCCCCATGCTCGCCGCGTGCGGTAGCGACGAGCCCGCCGGCCTCGTCATCTACTCCGGCCGCAACGAGAACCTCGTGAAGCCGCTCATCGAGAAGCTGGAGAAGCACCTCGGCACCAACGTCGAGGTCCGCTACGGCGACAGCGCCGAGCTCTCCGCACAGCTCCTGGAGGAGGGCGACAAGACCGAGGCCGGCCTCTTCCTCTCCCAGGACGCCGGTGCCCTCGGGGCGCTCTCCAAGGAGCAGCGCCTCGCGCCGCTCCCCAAGGCCACCCTCGACAAGGTCGACACCGCCTACCGCGGTTCCGCCGGTGACTGGACCGGCGTCAGTGGCCGCGTGCGCGTCCTCGGGTACAACCCCGACCAGGTCCCCACGCCTCCGAACAGCGTCCACGAACTCGTGAAGCCCGAGTGGAAGGGCAAGATCGGCTTCGTGCCGACCAACGCCTCCTTCCAGGCGTTCGTCACCGGCATGCGCGTCCTGGAGGGCGACGAGGCCGCCCGTACCTGGCTCAAGGGCCTCAAGGCCAACGAGCCCAAGGTGTACGAGGGCAACCTCAAGGTCCTCGAAGCCGTCGACAAGGGCGAGGTCTCCCTCGGCCTGCTCAACCACTACTACTGGTACGAGCAGGCGGCGGAGAAGGGCGCCGACAAGATGAAGGCCAAGATCCACTACATGCCCAAGGGCGACCCCGGCGGCCTCGTCAACGTCGCCGGCGCCGGCATCCTCAAGGGCGCCGACGAGAAGCAGGCCGCGTACGCGCAGAAGGCCGTCGACTTCCTCCTCTCCGCCGAGTCCCAGACGTACTTCGCGGAGGAGACGAAGGAGTACCCGCTGGCCGCCGGAGTGAAGACCGCCGCGGGTGTTCCGCCGCTGGAGACCCTCCAGCCGCCGAAGATCGACCTCGGCAAGCTCGACTCGCTGAAGGAAACCCTGGCGATGCTCCAGGAAGCCGGACTGGTCTGA